From the genome of Vagococcus entomophilus:
ATCTCACGAATTGAAAACACCAGTCACATCTATATTAGGCTTTACTGAAACACTACTTGACGGGGCACAAGCCGAACCAGAAATCCGCCAAGAGTTTTTAACCATTATTCAAAAAGAAGCGGGACGCTTACAGGAAATGATTCAAAAAATTCTGCTGCTATCACGAAATGGAGACACCTTCGAAGACATAGAAGAGGAGGTCCTATCAATAGCGGATATTTTGAAAACAGAACTTGACTTTTATCAACAAAAGATTGAAGAAAAATCATTAGTAATCGAATGTGACAATAAGCTAGTCAAAGATCGGTTATTACCTGCTAGATACGTGCAACCAATTATCAAAAATCTTTTAGAAAATGCGATTTATTATACCGAAAATCAAGGGAAAATCAAGATCAAACTGACTCAAACGGCTGAAAATTTTTGTTTCTCTGTTCAAGATAATGGTGTTGGAATTTCTGAGAAAGACCAAGAACGAATTTTTGAACGATTTTATAGGGTGAGCAGATCACGCAATCGAAATGCTGGTGGCTCTGGTCTGGGATTGGCAATCGTGAAGCATTATGTCGATTTGTTAAAGGGTCAAATTGAGATTGAAAGTCGTCTAGGCTTAGGTACAACTATCAAGGTAAGAATTCCAGTGCAATAGCCGATAGCGTCAGTCATTGTTTTTTTCAAGTCATTATGTATAATAGTGTTGTAGTGGGGGTAGTGAACAGCCCCCTGGACTAATCGATATAGGTTAATTCGACCAGGAGTAATCATGTTTTTGTGGTCAGAAAAGAGTTGGTAGAATCATGGGAAATGAAGAACTTTTCAAAAAATACTTTCAAGATGGAAAATTGCGACAAATTCCGAAAAAAAAATAAAGATAAACAAGAGTTATTTCGTTTTTTTGCGGAACAATTTGATGATGCGAAAATCTATACGGAAAAAGAAATCAACGAGAAACTAAAAAATTTTTATGATGATTTTGCGATAGTACGCCGTTACTTAGTGGATCATGGCTATCTACTTCGTGACCAGTATGGTAAAGAGTATCGCAAAAAGATAGACCTAGCTGAGTAATAGATGCTCAGTCAAGTCTATCTTTTTTAGTATTAACGCCAAGGTGCTAGATGAAGCACCTTTTTTTTCGTTTTTGATGGAGGATTCACCTTGTTAATAGAAATACCAGCCATACTTCTTTTTTTAAGCTCTTCCACCTTTTTTTTAGGTGTACTTTTTTTTGCGGATCCATATTTTAAGTCTTGAGATTGCTCTAAGGCTAATTTTTTAGATAGTTTATGTTTAAGCTCTGTTGTTAATGGTTCGTATTGTTTGATGAAATATTCTTTTCTGATAGAGGAAAGGTCACTTGTTGTTTTAGTCTGGTTGTCTGATCCATAGAAAATCAAAGCCTTATCAACGCGTGGCTCGAGTTTAGGAGAAAGCGATAATTGCTTACTTTTTTCTGCCAGCTGGAATAAGTGAGCTTTGATGAGGGCGGTAACGTTCTGATCGCCTAAGAGTTGTAAGTCTCCAATTGTTTGCCAGTTTCTTGTAGCGATGATGCGTGAAGTGGGAGAAGGATTAAAAATCTGATTAGCACTGTGTTTGAGTGTAGCGATTTTTTCTTCCAATTTTTGTATATCAATTAATTTCTCACCAAGAATTTCCCTGTATAAATTTAATCTTGTGCCAGAGTATAGTTGTAATTCATTTTTTAGATGGCTTTCTGTTAGGCTATCAAGCTCCAAAAAAGGGGAAAATATATTCGTCTTTTCATTCACCTGACTTTTAAGAGTGGGACTACTTTCAAGCGCATGCTTAGAATCTAACCAGTGATTTAATTGTTTCACTAGATAATAGTTAGAAGGAGAGTCAACATCCAGCGTATTCTTCATCATCCCCTCTAGTTGAGTTTTTAAAGAAGCAAATTTTGAAGGGATTTGTTCGTTGAAATGCTGATTTAGCTGTGTATACAATTGAGGACTAGATCGTTTAACCGCAATACTTACTTCAAAATCTGAAATTTCTCTTAGTTTTTCTAGACAGATTTCTACTTGTTCTCCAGTGTAGTAAAAATTATTCTTTCTAATATGATGAATCTGATTATTTAATTCTTTAGCACTTTTAGTATATTGTGCGTTTTTGTTCGTTAGTTCTTGACTCCATTTTTTTTCAATTGTATCCAGTATATTTTTTTCTTGTTTGTAGGAAAAATACGGAATGAGTTTTTTTTGTGCCTCTAAAAGCCAGATAGCATCTGCTTGTTTTTGTAAGTTTTGATGGAACTCGTTTAGTTGCTCTACCTGTTGTTTCATTGTATTCATGCTCCGTTCATGGTTATGTTAGTACCGTCAGTTTAGCATGTAATGGAAGCAATACTTTTTTATTTTTTCTGAAACGAGAAAAGTAAGATACAAGAGTAGCTAATTAGATGGAAAATCTATTGTGTGTGAATGAATCTTTCTTTTTTTTTTGAAATTAAAATTTATTGATTAAAATTTTGACACTTTATATTTTATATAATATTATAAAATGAATGGATAGAAATAAAAAAACATTAATTATAATCAGTAAATATAAAAACTTTTTTATATGATTGATTATTAAATGAAGTGAAGAAAATATGTAAAAGTGATGGGGAAAGCTTCCTAATAGGATAGTATAGCAATCAGTTTTGATAGCTGACTCATATAAAAATAGGAGCGTACAGGATGATTGAATTAACCAATATAAAATATAGTTATAAATCCTATGTTAGAAGAGAAGGATTTATCGGGAGTTTAAGGGATTTTAAACAACGAGAGGCTATCGTACAAGATGCGGTAAAAAATATTAACTTTACCATCCATAAAGGGGACATAATTGGATTGTTAGGCCAAAATGGAGCGGGAAAAACCACCTTAATAAAATTGATGACAGGAATATTAGAGCCAACGGAGGGACAGATTACCATTGACGGCTTCCATCCGTTTAATAAAGAAAAAAATTTTTTGAAAGAGATTGGGGTGGTTATTGGGCAAAAAAGCCAGTTGGTCTGGGATTTGCCAGCAACTGAGACGCTACGTATGCTGCAAGTGATATATGATATTGATGAAGAAGACTTTAAGCATCGAGTAGAGGTGATGGTTGATTTGCTCAATCTAAAAGAAAAAGTCAATACGCCAGTTAGAAAGCTATCATTAGGAGAAAGAATAAAGTTTGAAATTATTTGTTCACTCATTCACTCACCCAAAGTTCTTTTCTTGGATGAGCCAACGATTGGTCTAGATATCACGAGTCAATATCATATTAGGGAATTTCTCTTGAAAATGAATCAAGAAGAAGAAACAACCATTATTATCACAAGTCATTATATGAAAGATATTGAAGCATTGACCGAAAAAATTTTTATTATGGTGGATGGAGAAATGCTTCAAAATACGACAATACCAGATTTAAAACGCCAATATACGGTGGATGAATCTTTTGAGATTACCTTTAAAGAGGAAGTCCCTTCTTCATTTGAACAGTATAAAGTCAAGGATAAGATCGTGACAGTTCCCTTAGAGGAGATGGGTGCTGCTCTACAAAAAATAGAAGACTTTAAAAATATAAAAACTATTTTGAACAGTACGCCTTCATTTGAAGAGATTATTTATCAGATATTCTCAAGTTCGGGGGGAAAAGCATGAAAAAATATGGCTATATTTTTATGACCCAATTTCAAACGATGCTGGAGTATAAATTTCATTTAATCACGTCCCTTTTTTCTAATTTTTTGACTATCATTATTTCCTTTTATATATGGCAATCGGTTTATATGAGTAGTGGCAAAGGAGTGATTGGAGGTTATACGCAAGCACAAATGCTAAAGTACATTATTTTGGTCAATTTTTTGAGTATCGTGTTTTCTTTTGATTACGTTGTAAGACTCGGAGGGCTAATTAGAAGTGGCAAGTTGAGTACCTTGTTGTTAAGACCTATAAGTTTGTTGGGGGAGTCTTTTTTTAACTTTTTAGGAACGAAAATTCTCTATATTTTCTTCTTGTTACTCTCTCTTTGTTTTTTAGGAAGCACGTCCTTTCTTTTGGTTTTTCTTTATTTTTTAGTCGTGTTTGTTTTATTTTTTTTAGTGTTGTCGGCTATTGGGACAATTGGTTTTTGGTTGATCCAAATGTGGCCGTTGCGTCCAGTGTTATCTGGTCTATATGCGCTGTTAGGGGGACTCTTTTTCCCATTAAATCTGTTGCCGCAGTCTATCTATCAAATTGTTATGTACAATCCATTTGCTTTAATTGGCTATCATACGGCAAATATTTTTCAAAATCATTATTCTACTGAAAAAGTTCTCTTTTTAACATTGATTAGTCTCATATGGGCGACGCTTTTTTATGTACTCTACGTATGGGGGCTAAAAAAAGGATTAAAAAAATATGAAGGGATGGGTGCTTAGTGAATGTGAAATTGTATAAGCAGTTACTTGCTCAAAGTATACAAGAAAGTATTGCCTATAGGAGTACCTCGGTTATTGTAGCGATATTTAGTGTGATTTTTTTTGTTACAGAGATTGTAGTGGGGGTCGTCTTGTTTGACCAGACAAGTTTGTTAGCAGGTTGGTCGAAGCAGCAATATTTTATGCTAGTCGGGGTTTCGGCTCTGATCAATAGTCTGTATCAATTTTTCTTTATTGTTTCTCATGAAAATCTAGCAGAAAGTATTATCGAAGGGGAATTAGATTATATTTTTTTAAAACCAGTTAATTCTTTTTATTTCTATGCATTTAATCGAATTGATTTACCTAGTCTAGTGAATACTGTATTGGCTGTTGTCTTGATTATTTCTCTTCAAAATAGGGTGCATGTTCTGACACTTGTATTTTTTATCTTGTCCATACTTCTTTCTGTCTGGTTTCTTTTTCTAATCAATCAAATCATTGTGACGTTCTCATTTTGGATAGAAAAAGGAGGGAAATTTTTAGCAATTCCTGAATATCTTGCGGATATTGCAAGTAAACCATATTCGATTTATCCTAAAATGTTTATCTTTTTATTTACATGGATCTGTCCTTTTTTTCTAGCATTTAATATGCCAGTATTACTTTTGAAGCAAACTGGCTATTGGAAGCAGCTACTCTATTTCTTAGTATTTGTGTTTCTTTTACATAAATTTGCCACATATTTATGGCGTAAAGGGTTAAGAAAGTACCAATCAAGTAATTGATTGGTACTTTTTTAACCCTTTTATTTTTCAGAAGAGAAGCAACTAATTTTTTATAAAAATCTCTATCTTTTTCTATTGTTAACTTGTATAATATTTTTAGTTTACAATTAGGAGGAGAATATGTTGAGTAGGATAAAGGATTGGACAAGCAAAACGATTTCAAAAAAAGAATGTCTAGAAATTTTGCAAAGCTCAAATGATTGGTGGGAATATTACGCACGGGCAGTTTTAACGAAAAAGCAAAAGACCGGCAATCAAATGCGCTTAAATACACTAATGAATGCAAAAAGTGGTTTGTGCGCAGAAGATTGTGGGTATTGTGCACAATCAAAAACGAGCAGTGCGCCCATCAACCAATATGCACTTCTTCCTAAAGCAGAAATCGTGCACAAGGCTCTTATTGCCAAAAAAAATAAAGCAAGCGTGTTTTGCATTGCGATTAGTGCAACTAGACCGTCAAGTAAAGAACTTTTAGAATTAGGAGAAGCAGTTAAAGAAATTAAAAAAATAATGGAGATTGAGATCTGTCTTTCTTGTGGGTTATTGAGGGAAGAACAAGTGAAGTATCTAAAAGAAGTTGGGATTGACCGAATTAATCATAATTTGAATACACCTAAGGAAAACTATCCGAATATTACGACGACACATACTTACGAAGATCGAATGGATACATTAAAACAATTGCAAGAGTATCAAGTAAATATTTGCTCAGGATTTATTTGTGGCATGGGGGAAACAAGCGAACAATTAGTAGATCTTGCCTTTGAACTAAAAGAGCAGCAGCCGTATTCTGTTCCAGTTAATTTCTTACTCGCAATTGAGGGAACGAAATTGGAAAATACGAATGAGCTCACACCATTGAAATGTTTGAAAATAGTAAGCATGTTACGCTTAGTCTTTCCAGATACGGAACTTCGGGTAAGTGCGGGAAGAGAGTTTCATTTAGGTTCGTTACAACCATTGGTATTACTGATTGTAGATTCTATTTTCTTAGGAAATTATCTCACTGAAAAAGGGGCTGAGATTTCAGAGGATCAAGCGTTATTAAAAGAATTAGGGCTTGAAATTGTGGGGGATAAAAATGACTAAAAGCTATATTATTTGTGGGATTGATACAGATTGTGGGAAAACAGTAGCGAGCATCCTTATGTATGAATACATAAAAATCAAAGAAGGGATTGCGCCTTTTGTCGTGAAACCTGTCCAGACGGGAAAGAGGGGAGATACAGAGGTTTATCAATCATGTGGGGTTAAGGAAACGGATATTATCAATTTTTATACACTAGAAAAAGAGAGCTCAATTCATAGTGCGAGTGCAGCAGAATCAAAAGAACTTGATTTTGATTGGTTGGTTGCTCAGTCGAAAACACTGCTAAATACTGCGGGAAAATCCGCAATTTTTGAGCTGGCCGGGGGTCTGATGTCGCCTATTACAGACCAAAAGAGTATGCTGGATTTTGTTGTTCAATTGAAACTTCCTGTGATCCTTGTTGTGCAGAACTATCTGGGTGCAATTAATCATGCCTTATTAACAATTGAGGAGCTAAAACAGTATCAGGTTCCTCTTTCAGGTATCCTTTATAATAATCGAAAAAATGGACAAGTAATTTTAGAATATGTGGCAAACCATGCTGATTGCCCGATTATCGGAGAGATTCCTGAGCTAATAGAAACAGCCCTCACCTCAAATAAAAAAAAGGAAGAAATCGTGAGGAGGTTCGTCTTGCATGACCCGGAATAAAACGAAAAAGGTAGCACAAATGGGGTGCATGTTTGCTCTTTTAATTGTCAGTGCAAAATTAGTGATTCCCTTGCCATTATATGACTATATTTCTCTTCAGATTATAGTTGTTTTCTTGCTTTATCCACTTTTAGGGGAGAGGGAAGCACTAGTAGTTTTTCTCACTTATCTTATTTTGGGACTAATGGGCTTGCCAATTTTTGCTTCTGGGGGTGGCTTTGCATATGCATTGAAACCAACATTTGGTTTTTTAATTGCTTATACGCTGCTACCGATAGTTCAGTGCGAAGCCACACGTTTGTTCAAGTGTCATAGGAAAGACTCCATTATGCTTGTAAACTATTTAGGCTTGCTTTTTATCCATGTGATAGGAATCGGGTATAAGGTTTGGATAGTATCAGCATTAAGCATGAATGGAGCAGTAATTTGGGGAATACTTTCTGTTTCCACAGTGCTTGATCTTTCTACGGATGTTTTATTAGTGTCTATAGCAGGAATTTTAGCCTTAAAACTTCGAGCAATCAGGCAGTGACAAAAAATGAGAGGCTGTGAAACAAACCATGATGTTAAGGTTTGTTTCACAGTCTCTATTCGAATCAAAAAGGATTTGTGGCCTAAATTTTTGTTTACTAGGTAAAAAGAAATGTCAATAAAAAAATGGCGAATAAACCACTGAGCACAGATAGTGCCATCGATTTTGTTTTGTACGCGATGAATATGACTAAAAGCATGGCTAAAATTTTGACATTCCAAAGTAGATCAAGATGATCGTGCGTAATAAAAACATCTTTAAAAGCAAGGGAGGAAAAAAGTGAAACGGGTACGTACTTCATCCAGCCACTAAACCATTTGGGAATTTCTTTTTTAGAAAAATAAAGCATAGGAAGTAGCCTTGAGACATAGGATACTAGAAACAAACTGATAATCAGAAAAAATAAAGAGAAACTAGTCATTTTGTTGTGTCTCCTTTTCAATCATTGGGGATAATGGAGCACGTAAATTTTTCTTATCTTTTGTCAGGGTAGAATGCTTAAATAATTGAGCTAGCTTTCGACCTACTGGTTGTTTTTTTAAAGCTTTCTCTAGACCGTATCCAGCAAAGGAAGCAAGAATTGTAGCCAGAATAAGACCGAAAGTATTTTGAAAAATAAGCATCAGCCAAACAGATAAAATCCCAGAGGCTATACCAGTTAAGAGCAGTAGGTAATTTTTCATTTGCATCACAAACATAAAAATGAACATAGCTGTTAGGGCAAAATGGACCAGATCTGCATTCAGGTGAATGACTGAACCCAAAATGGTTCCAAGTAAATTGCTACATAGCCACGAGAACATTGAAAACCAGTTGACAAGAAGAGCTTTCTTTTTATTCCAACTAGGATCGGTAGAATATTTCAGATAGTTGACGGCGTAGTTTTCATCGTTCAGTGACTGGGTGAAAAGTGCGATAAAATATTTGCTTTCTTTTTTCATATAGATAGACATACTCGAACTGAGTAGGATATAACGTAACTCAAGGAAAAATGTCATCAGAACTGTCGATAACATGGGTGCTTGTAGACTTAGCATAGATGCGGCCAGAAATTGTGCGCCACCTGAAAACACTAATACTGAGATAAGGGCGGTAAGAAAGGGATTGAACCCAACCTTTTGCAATAATACGCCACAAGCTAGTCCTACAGGAATATAACTTAAGCAGAGAGGAAGTGAAGCTTGCATCACTTCATGCCAATCGGCCCTTTCTTTTTGATACATGTAAGGGGCTCCTTCAATATAAAATTAAGTGAATTTCGTGTATATTTTAACATATAAGGAAAGTGAGTTGTTACTTTTGAGAAAATAATTTTTTTTTCTAATTAAAGAATTGATCGTATGATATAATAAATTACGGATAGTGGGAGGAAAACGGATGAAATTTGATATTATCACAGACTCGTGTTGCGATTTACCATATGATTTTTTGGAACAAGAACGTGTTGAATATATTAGTATGTTTGTTACGATTGACGAAAAAGAGTATAGCGATGATTTAGGGAAAACGTTTAAAAGTGATTGGCTGATGGAACAAATGAAACAAGGAAGCCGAGCATCTACCTCACAAATTAATGTAGGGCAATATTTAGAAATGTTTAAAAAATATGCAAAACATGAACTGCCTGTTATATATCTTTGTTTTTCTTCCGGACTCAGTGGCTCATATAACAATGCTTGTACTGCTCTCAATCTTTTAGAAGAAGAGCTTGGTGAAAAAAGTCCAATCAAGATTATTGATACAAAAGCAGCAAGTCTGGGACAAGGGTTGTTAGTATATGAGCTGGTTAAGCTTAGAAATCAAGGGGCTGATTTTGAAGTAGCCAGAACATGGATAGAAAAGAATCGGTCCCGTATAGCTTCATGGGTAACCGTTGATGATTTGTCTTATTTGGAAAAAGGAGGTAGAATCTCCAAAACTTCGGCGACAGTGGGAAGTTTATTGAACATTAAACCGATTATTATTGTGACCAAAGAAGGGAAACTAGCCAAAGCAGGAAAAGTAAGAGGCAGGAAGAAAGCGATTAAACTACTTGCTTTCGAAACTGAAAACTCGCTTCAAGATCAAGCAAAACAGCCTATTTTTGTAGCATATGCTGGAGATGAGGCTGCCGCTCTTGAAGTGGGGAAATTACTTAGAAAAACGATTAAAATGAATGAAATAAAAATTTTCCCTATGGGTCCAACGATTGCTAGCCATACTGGATATGGTGCATTAGCTGTTTTTTCGTTTGAAAAGTGAATAAAGAAAGTAGCACAGGGTATAAAAGGTTTTATACCCTGTGCTTTTTTGTGATTGCTTCTTAAATACAGCAATTTCAAGAGGGGAGTGAAGAGAATAAATGATCCTTTTGAATTGATAAGCATTTATAAAAGAGGAAATCTTTCTTGAGTTTTGTTATGAGGTAGAGGGCTACGGGTGAGGTTCCTTACGTTTTGCTTAAGAGCAATTTTTTT
Proteins encoded in this window:
- a CDS encoding DUF2087 domain-containing protein, translating into MVRKELVESWEMKNFSKNTFKMENCDKFRKKNKDKQELFRFFAEQFDDAKIYTEKEINEKLKNFYDDFAIVRRYLVDHGYLLRDQYGKEYRKKIDLAE
- a CDS encoding ABC transporter ATP-binding protein, encoding MIELTNIKYSYKSYVRREGFIGSLRDFKQREAIVQDAVKNINFTIHKGDIIGLLGQNGAGKTTLIKLMTGILEPTEGQITIDGFHPFNKEKNFLKEIGVVIGQKSQLVWDLPATETLRMLQVIYDIDEEDFKHRVEVMVDLLNLKEKVNTPVRKLSLGERIKFEIICSLIHSPKVLFLDEPTIGLDITSQYHIREFLLKMNQEEETTIIITSHYMKDIEALTEKIFIMVDGEMLQNTTIPDLKRQYTVDESFEITFKEEVPSSFEQYKVKDKIVTVPLEEMGAALQKIEDFKNIKTILNSTPSFEEIIYQIFSSSGGKA
- a CDS encoding ABC transporter permease, with protein sequence MKKYGYIFMTQFQTMLEYKFHLITSLFSNFLTIIISFYIWQSVYMSSGKGVIGGYTQAQMLKYIILVNFLSIVFSFDYVVRLGGLIRSGKLSTLLLRPISLLGESFFNFLGTKILYIFFLLLSLCFLGSTSFLLVFLYFLVVFVLFFLVLSAIGTIGFWLIQMWPLRPVLSGLYALLGGLFFPLNLLPQSIYQIVMYNPFALIGYHTANIFQNHYSTEKVLFLTLISLIWATLFYVLYVWGLKKGLKKYEGMGA
- a CDS encoding ABC transporter permease, whose protein sequence is MNVKLYKQLLAQSIQESIAYRSTSVIVAIFSVIFFVTEIVVGVVLFDQTSLLAGWSKQQYFMLVGVSALINSLYQFFFIVSHENLAESIIEGELDYIFLKPVNSFYFYAFNRIDLPSLVNTVLAVVLIISLQNRVHVLTLVFFILSILLSVWFLFLINQIIVTFSFWIEKGGKFLAIPEYLADIASKPYSIYPKMFIFLFTWICPFFLAFNMPVLLLKQTGYWKQLLYFLVFVFLLHKFATYLWRKGLRKYQSSN
- the bioB gene encoding biotin synthase BioB, producing the protein MSRIKDWTSKTISKKECLEILQSSNDWWEYYARAVLTKKQKTGNQMRLNTLMNAKSGLCAEDCGYCAQSKTSSAPINQYALLPKAEIVHKALIAKKNKASVFCIAISATRPSSKELLELGEAVKEIKKIMEIEICLSCGLLREEQVKYLKEVGIDRINHNLNTPKENYPNITTTHTYEDRMDTLKQLQEYQVNICSGFICGMGETSEQLVDLAFELKEQQPYSVPVNFLLAIEGTKLENTNELTPLKCLKIVSMLRLVFPDTELRVSAGREFHLGSLQPLVLLIVDSIFLGNYLTEKGAEISEDQALLKELGLEIVGDKND
- the bioD gene encoding dethiobiotin synthase, whose protein sequence is MTKSYIICGIDTDCGKTVASILMYEYIKIKEGIAPFVVKPVQTGKRGDTEVYQSCGVKETDIINFYTLEKESSIHSASAAESKELDFDWLVAQSKTLLNTAGKSAIFELAGGLMSPITDQKSMLDFVVQLKLPVILVVQNYLGAINHALLTIEELKQYQVPLSGILYNNRKNGQVILEYVANHADCPIIGEIPELIETALTSNKKKEEIVRRFVLHDPE
- a CDS encoding biotin transporter BioY; the encoded protein is MTRNKTKKVAQMGCMFALLIVSAKLVIPLPLYDYISLQIIVVFLLYPLLGEREALVVFLTYLILGLMGLPIFASGGGFAYALKPTFGFLIAYTLLPIVQCEATRLFKCHRKDSIMLVNYLGLLFIHVIGIGYKVWIVSALSMNGAVIWGILSVSTVLDLSTDVLLVSIAGILALKLRAIRQ
- a CDS encoding AzlD domain-containing protein produces the protein MTSFSLFFLIISLFLVSYVSRLLPMLYFSKKEIPKWFSGWMKYVPVSLFSSLAFKDVFITHDHLDLLWNVKILAMLLVIFIAYKTKSMALSVLSGLFAIFLLTFLFT
- a CDS encoding AzlC family ABC transporter permease, producing the protein MYQKERADWHEVMQASLPLCLSYIPVGLACGVLLQKVGFNPFLTALISVLVFSGGAQFLAASMLSLQAPMLSTVLMTFFLELRYILLSSSMSIYMKKESKYFIALFTQSLNDENYAVNYLKYSTDPSWNKKKALLVNWFSMFSWLCSNLLGTILGSVIHLNADLVHFALTAMFIFMFVMQMKNYLLLLTGIASGILSVWLMLIFQNTFGLILATILASFAGYGLEKALKKQPVGRKLAQLFKHSTLTKDKKNLRAPLSPMIEKETQQND
- a CDS encoding DegV family protein, with amino-acid sequence MKFDIITDSCCDLPYDFLEQERVEYISMFVTIDEKEYSDDLGKTFKSDWLMEQMKQGSRASTSQINVGQYLEMFKKYAKHELPVIYLCFSSGLSGSYNNACTALNLLEEELGEKSPIKIIDTKAASLGQGLLVYELVKLRNQGADFEVARTWIEKNRSRIASWVTVDDLSYLEKGGRISKTSATVGSLLNIKPIIIVTKEGKLAKAGKVRGRKKAIKLLAFETENSLQDQAKQPIFVAYAGDEAAALEVGKLLRKTIKMNEIKIFPMGPTIASHTGYGALAVFSFEK